One part of the Musa acuminata AAA Group cultivar baxijiao chromosome BXJ1-5, Cavendish_Baxijiao_AAA, whole genome shotgun sequence genome encodes these proteins:
- the LOC103983683 gene encoding glutamate receptor 3.4-like isoform X4, whose protein sequence is MASMSPLFMIWFLVGLSGAVVELGDGTTKPGMVNVGVLFTFNSTIGKAAMVGIELAIEDVNADSTILAGTRLNVIAQDTNCSGFVGTIEALRLMEKKVVAVVGPQSSGIGHVISHVVTELHVPLLSFAATDPTLSPLEHPYFFRTTHSDYFQMNAIADLVEHFGWREVTAIFVDDDYGRGGVIALGDALAKKRSRISYKAGFPPNAGPTAINDLLVRVNLMESRVFVVHVNPDTGMNVFSLAKNMGMMATGYVWIATDWLASTLDSVVQPDPNAMSLLQGAIILRHHTPDSASKRRFTARWNAMIRAGNASSGLNSYGLYAYDSLWVVARAIDRFLSAGNTINFSADPRLHEANGSTLHFSTLRIFDGGESLLQLLLLTNFTGLTGQIEFDSERNLIRPSYDILNIGGGPRLIGYWSNYSGLSVIAPEILYQQPPNTSTTSQQQLFGVVWPGETTAPPRGWVFPNDGKPLRIGVPNRASFKEFVTNSSNSDDLGGFCIDVFNAAIKLLPYPVPCSFVLIGDGSRNPNYDEIVNMVARNELDAAVGDIAIVRNRIKIVDFTQPYTESGLVIVTRVRESSSSAWAFLKPFTLEMWCATGAFFLVVGAAVWILEHRENPEFRGTPKQQIATMFWFSFSTMFFVHRENTVSTLGRFVLIVWLFVVLIINSSYTASLTSILTVQQLSSGITGLDSLLSTSDPIGYQEGKFARNYMIEELNIPESRLKPLNSPEEYAKALELGPKGGGVAAIVDEIPYVEILLSVYCHFRIVGPEFTKNGWGFAFQRDSPLAVDLSTAILTLSENGDLQRIHDKWLSRTECSSQDTDLEANRLSLRSFWGLFLLSGIVCVLALIVYIIKTCCQYSKFSSTEAGKSKENVEVSSNRMDPKLSKLKSFKNLMHFVDTKEEEIDKVIKRRLSDKQQQQGASTSDNGPSTSHA, encoded by the exons ATGGCCAGCATGTCTCCGCTGTTCATGATATGGTTCTTGGTTGGCCTTAGTGGCGCGGTGGTTGAGCTTGGCGATGGAACCACCAAGCCTGGCATGGTGAATGTGGGTGTTCTTTTCACCTTTAATTCTACCATCGGAAAGGCAGCCATGGTTGGGATCGAGCTAGCAATAGAAGACGTCAATGCAGACTCCACGATCCTTGCAGGGACCCGGCTGAATGTGATCGCACAGGACACAAACTGCAGCGGCTTTGTTGGAACGATCGAAG CCTTACGACTGATGGAGAAGAAGGTGGTGGCAGTCGTCGGTCCGCAGTCCTCCGGCATCGGCCATGTCATCTCCCACGTCGTCACCGAGCTCCATGTCCCTCTCTTATCCTTCGCCGCCACCGATCCAACCCTCTCCCCACTGGAGCACCCCTACTTCTTCCGAACAACTCACAGCGACTACTTCCAGATGAACGCCATCGCCGACCTCGTCGAACACTTCGGCTGGCGAGAGGTGACCGCCATCTTCGTCGACGACGACTACGGCAGGGGCGGCGTGATAGCACTCGGCGACGCGCTCGCCAAGAAGCGTTCCAGGATCTCATACAAAGCTGGCTTCCCTCCCAACGCTGGCCCGACCGCGATCAATGACTTGCTGGTGAGAGTCAATCTCATGGAGTCTCGCGTCTTCGTCGTGCATGTCAACCCTGACACCGGCATGAACGTCTTCTCCCTCGCCAAGAATATGGGGATGATGGCCACCGGATACGTGTGGATCGCCACAGATTGGCTTGCTTCCACTCTGGATTCGGTCGTGCAACCAGATCCCAACGCCATGAGCCTCCTCCAAGGCGCCATTATTCTTCGCCACCACACACCGGATTCAGCTTCCAAGAGGCGATTCACAGCTCGGTGGAACGCCATGATTCGCGCAGGAAACGCTTCGTCCGGCTTGAACAGCTACGGCCTCTACGCTTACGATTCACTCTGGGTGGTTGCTCGTGCCATCGATCGATTTCTAAGTGCAGGAAACACCATCAACTTCTCTGCAGATCCTCGCTTGCACGAAGCCAATGGCAGCACTCTGCACTTCTCGACGCTGCGTATTTTCGACGGAGGCGAAAGCTTGCTTCAGCTGCTGCTGCTCACAAACTTCACCGGATTGACAGGCCAAATCGAGTTCGATTCGGAGAGAAATCTCATCCGACCATCTTATGACATCCTCAACATAGGCGGAGGACCTCGATTGATCGGATACTGGTCCAATTACTCTGGTCTCTCGGTTATTGCTCCTGAGATCTTATACCAGCAGCCACCGAACACTTCCACCACGAGCCAGCAGCAGCTTTTCGGTGTCGTGTGGCCCGGCGAAACGACGGCGCCGCCGCGTGGTTGGGTGTTCCCCAACGATGGCAAGCCTCTCAGGATCGGAGTTCCGAACCGAGCGAGCTTCAAGGAGTTCGTGACCAACAGTTCCAACTCCGACGATCTCGGTGGCTTCTGCATCGATGTGTTCAATGCTGCAATCAAGCTGCTGCCTTACCCGGTTCCTTGCTCGTTTGTGCTGATCGGAGACGGTTCTAGGAATCCAAATTACGACGAAATCGTCAACATGGTCGCTCGAAAT GAGCTCGATGCTGCTGTAGGGGACATTGCAATCGTGAGGAACAGAATCAAGATCGTGGATTTCACGCAGCCATACACCGAATCAGGACTCGTTATAGTCACTCGAGTTCGGGAGAGCAGCTCAAGTGCTTGGGCCTTCCTGAAGCCATTCACGTTGGAGATGTGGTGCGCCACCGGAGCTTTCTTCCTCGTTGTGGGTGCAGCCGTTTGGATTCTCGAGCACAGAGAGAACCCCGAGTTCCGCGGCACTCCGAAACAACAGATCGCAACCATGTTCTG GTTTAGCTTTTCGACGATGTTTTTCGTGCACA GAGAGAACACGGTGAGCACACTCGGGCGATTCGTGCTGATCGTGTGGCTATTTGTGGTCCTAATCATCAACTCAAGCTACACAGCCAGCTTAACGTCGATCCTCACAGTTCAGCAGCTGTCTTCGGGGATTACAGGCCTCGACAGCCTTCTCTCAACCTCCGACCCAATTGGCTACCAGGAGGGGAAGTTTGCAAGAAACTACATGATAGAGGAGCTCAACATTCCGGAATCCAGGCTGAAGCCATTGAACTCCCCTGAAGAGTATGCTAAAGCTCTCGAGCTTGGACCAAAAGGTGGTGGTGTCGCAGCCATAGTCGATGAGATTCCTTacgttgagatcttgctctccgtcTACTGCCACTTCAGAATAGTGGGCCCAGAATTCACCAAAAATGGATGGGGATTC GCATTCCAGAGAGACTCTCCTCTCGCAGTTGACTTGTCTACTGCAATCCTGACACTGTCCGAGAATGGTGATCTCCAAAGAATCCATGACAAGTGGCTATCGCGAACTGAATGTTCTTCGCAAGATACCGACCTAGAAGCCAACCGGCTAAGTCTCAGGAGCTTCTGgggtctcttcctcctctccggcATCGTGTGCGTTCTTGCTCTCATCGTCTACATCATCAAGACATGCTGTCAGTACAGCAAGTTTAGCAGCACAGAGGCTGGCAAATCCAAGGAAAATGTCGAGGTAAGCAGCAACCGAATGGATCCCAAACTTAGCAAGTTAAAGAGCTTCAAGAACTTGATGCACTTCGTCGATACCAAGGAAGAAGAGATTGATAAGGTGATCAAGAGGAGACTGAGTgacaaacaacaacaacaaggtgCTTCTACTTCAGATAATGGGCCTTCTACGTCACATGCGTAG